A stretch of Bacteroidota bacterium DNA encodes these proteins:
- a CDS encoding cellulose synthase family protein: protein MNDIILAIYFISLLILFAFGSHGFVMIFHYFKHRDQEEADTQPLTEYPMVTIQLPIYNELYVVRRLIEASCAIKYPADKLEIQVLDDSTDETVNLVETIVGEMKRHGHNIHHVRRSTRSGFKAGALKEGLERAAGEFIAIFDADFIPREEFLMKTLPYFYADKKIGMVQTRWEHLNSEYSLLTRTQAMALDGHFVIEQAIRNKAGFFINFNGTGGVWRKACIEDAGNWHSDTLTEDLDLSYRAQLRGWKFKFLKNVTSPAELPSEINALKTQQFRWTKGAIETARKMLPAVWKSDLPFKIKWHSTFHLTNNIVFPFILIAGILNIPLMYIKHEGGYETYFEIMSVFVFAFISSFLFYMYSQKDVYADWRRRLFLFPLFMAGSMGFAVNNSKAVIEGLFKRKSDFVRTPKYSIKEKGDSWLDKKYVPVKFNWTVMVEIALALYCLFGVASSLYYLEIAAVPFQLLFLIGFGFVSYLSIQQALQARRLKMRAHASQA, encoded by the coding sequence ATGAATGATATCATTTTAGCAATCTATTTCATCTCGCTTCTCATCCTCTTCGCGTTTGGGTCGCACGGGTTCGTGATGATTTTCCATTATTTCAAACACCGCGATCAGGAAGAGGCGGACACGCAGCCGCTCACCGAATATCCGATGGTCACCATCCAGCTCCCGATATACAATGAGCTGTACGTCGTGCGGCGGTTGATCGAAGCATCCTGCGCCATCAAGTATCCGGCGGACAAGCTGGAGATCCAAGTCCTCGACGACTCGACCGATGAGACTGTGAACCTCGTCGAAACGATCGTCGGCGAAATGAAACGGCACGGACACAATATCCACCACGTGCGGAGGAGTACGCGCAGCGGCTTCAAGGCCGGCGCGTTGAAAGAGGGCCTTGAACGGGCGGCTGGAGAGTTCATCGCGATCTTCGACGCAGACTTCATTCCGCGGGAAGAATTCCTCATGAAAACCCTGCCGTATTTTTACGCCGACAAGAAGATCGGCATGGTGCAGACCCGCTGGGAACATCTGAACAGCGAATACTCGCTGCTCACCCGGACGCAGGCAATGGCGCTCGACGGACACTTCGTCATCGAGCAGGCGATCCGCAACAAGGCAGGGTTCTTCATCAACTTCAACGGCACGGGGGGCGTGTGGAGAAAAGCTTGCATCGAAGACGCGGGCAACTGGCATTCGGATACGTTGACCGAGGACCTCGACCTCAGCTACCGGGCGCAATTGCGGGGATGGAAGTTTAAGTTCCTCAAGAACGTGACGTCGCCGGCAGAGCTGCCGTCGGAGATCAACGCCCTGAAAACACAGCAATTCCGGTGGACAAAAGGGGCGATCGAAACGGCGCGGAAAATGCTTCCCGCGGTGTGGAAGTCCGACCTCCCGTTTAAGATCAAATGGCATTCAACATTCCATTTGACGAACAACATCGTCTTCCCGTTCATCCTCATCGCCGGCATTCTCAACATACCGCTGATGTACATCAAACATGAAGGCGGATACGAAACCTACTTTGAAATCATGTCGGTCTTTGTCTTTGCGTTCATCAGTTCGTTTTTGTTTTACATGTACTCGCAAAAGGACGTCTATGCCGACTGGCGGCGGCGGCTTTTCCTCTTTCCGCTTTTTATGGCGGGAAGCATGGGCTTTGCGGTGAACAACAGCAAGGCGGTGATCGAAGGACTATTCAAACGCAAAAGCGATTTTGTCCGAACGCCAAAATACAGCATCAAAGAGAAGGGCGATTCGTGGCTGGATAAAAAGTACGTCCCGGTCAAGTTCAACTGGACGGTCATGGTCGAAATTGCGCTCGCCCTGTACTGTCTCTTCGGCGTTGCCTCATCCCTCTATTATCTGGAAATTGCGGCGGTTCCTTTTCAGCTCCTCTTCCTGATCGGCTTCGGGTTTGTTTCGTATCTTTCCATTCAGCAGGCTCTCCAGGCCAGGCGTTTGAAGATGCGGGCCCACGCGTCGCAGGCTTGA
- a CDS encoding LptE family protein produces METVQGKSRFRSAAVCALLFTLNVSFVLFLAGCVYSFSGSSVPKHLKTIAIPLFEDQSGFGEPNLKENFTTSLINLFINDNSLEVAERNTADSILEGSIVSVQDAPSVISPGGGGQVSVRRVTITVHVTFQDLKLRKKMWDKNFSNWGEYNTSGDTRATALTDAVSKVTQDILIETVSGW; encoded by the coding sequence ATGGAAACCGTTCAGGGAAAGAGCCGCTTCCGCAGTGCCGCCGTTTGCGCGTTACTTTTCACTCTTAATGTTTCATTCGTACTGTTTCTTGCCGGATGTGTCTATTCGTTTTCCGGCTCTTCGGTTCCGAAACACCTGAAGACGATCGCCATCCCGCTGTTCGAAGACCAGAGCGGATTCGGCGAGCCGAATTTGAAAGAGAATTTTACGACAAGCCTGATCAATCTGTTCATCAACGACAACAGTCTGGAGGTTGCAGAACGAAATACGGCGGATTCGATCCTTGAGGGCTCGATTGTATCGGTCCAGGATGCTCCGTCGGTCATTTCACCCGGGGGGGGAGGGCAAGTGAGCGTGCGCCGGGTGACGATCACCGTTCATGTCACGTTCCAGGACCTCAAGCTGCGGAAGAAGATGTGGGACAAAAATTTTTCAAACTGGGGAGAATATAACACGAGCGGCGACACGCGCGCGACAGCGCTCACCGACGCTGTCAGCAAAGTCACGCAGGATATCCTGATCGAAACTGTTTCGGGATGGTAA